One genomic window of Trichosurus vulpecula isolate mTriVul1 chromosome X, mTriVul1.pri, whole genome shotgun sequence includes the following:
- the GPR119 gene encoding glucose-dependent insulinotropic receptor, translating to MDSTFSFGVILATLACLIIAINALVAVAVFLLIQKTDSISLCFTLNLAVADTLIGVAISGLIEDQLSSPSHSTQRTLCSLRMAFVTSSSAASVLTVMLIAFDRYLAIKKPFRYFRIMNGPLAGTCVAGLWLVSYIIGFLPLWVPFFQQATYQGPCSFFAVFHPYFILTLSCGGFFPALLLFVFFYCDMFKIASMHNKQIRKIEHAGAPKGHCHSSRFIGDLKALRTVAILIGSFTLSWAPFLITGIVQVACQECQLYQVLERYLWLLGVGNSLLNPLIYAYWQKDVRTQLSQMAVGIKKKFVLFFFLIFPQDPGPREPRESSCHIVTISQAHL from the coding sequence ATGGATTCCACCTTTTCTTTTGGGGTGATCCTTGCTACCCTGGCCTGCCTCATCATCGCAATCAATGCACTGGTGGCTGTGGCAGTGTTTCTGCTCATCCAGAAGACTGACAGCATAAGCCTTTGCTTCACCTTGAACCTGGCTGTGGCTGACACCCTCATTGGTGTGGCCATCTCCGGCCTCATCGAAGACCAGCTCTCTAGTCCATCCCATTCAACACAGAGGACTCTGTGTAGCCTGCGTATGGCTTTTGTCACCTCTTCCTCGGCTGCCTCGGTCCTCACTGTGATGCTGATTGCCTTTGACAGGTACCTGGCCATTAAGAAACCCTTCCGCTACTTTCGGATCATGAACGGGCCACTGGCTGGGACCTGTGTGGCTGGACTGTGGTTGGTGTCCTACATCATTGGCTTCCTCCCACTGTGGGTGCCCTTCTTCCAGCAGGCCACATACCAAGGCCCCTGCAGCTTCTTTGCTGTGTTCCATCCCTATTTCATCCTGACTCTGTCTTGTGGGGGTTTCTTCCCAGCCCTGTTGCTCTTTGTCTTCTTCTACTGTGACATGTTCAAGATCGCCTCCATGCACAACAAGCAGATCCGCAAGATAGAGCATGCAGGAGCCCCAAAAGGCCACTGTCATTCTTCCAGGTTTATTGGGGACCTCAAGGCCCTCCGAACTGTGGCTATACTCATCGGGAGCTTCACACTGTCCTGGGCCCCATTCCTCATCACCGGAATCGTGCAGGTTGCCTGCCAGGAATGCCAGCTCTACCAAGTGCTCGAGAGGTACCTGTGGCTGCTTGGCGTGGGCAACTCTCTCCTCAACCCACTCATCTATGCCTACTGGCAGAAGGACGTGAGGACGCAGCTCTCCCAGATGGCTGtgggaattaaaaagaaatttgttctgttcttcttcctcatcttcccccAGGATCCTGGCCCAAGGGAACCCAGGGAAAGTTCCTGCCACATTGTCACCATCTCCCAAGCCCACCTGTAG